The Acidobacteriota bacterium genome has a window encoding:
- a CDS encoding CHRD domain-containing protein: MRKSGFIASLAAFALLMLASAFTPVQAEVLMANVLGTPLAETPPITTLNASGGFNITINVTRDAAGNITAGTITFIAQVQFPGSVSFNGFHIHEGAAGIAGPVRFNTGLSGTNTRDFASGAGLILPDPVVVTDLAALARLLANPAGFYVNLHSSVNPGGAIRGQFTTLTESLSNTVAMTGAQEVPPITNAEANATGTGTLTFNPTRNALGVINGGNVTFTVDYNFPGATTFTGLHIHEGPAGAAAGVVINTGLNGAASALVSPTGKGLVSITVPITTAAQIGALTRLIANPTGFYVNIHTTLNGGGAVRGQLTSLSRPPVIAQVSKYVLPTGNANATFAMTVTGLDLLNLLASTVQINGQTATAVPDVNTGLITVTVPAASLANAGVLNVQVKAPNGTLSLPLNIPVVPAASLNSQAVAVVDSASFRAGAASESIASAFGTKLASTFATGTGAVLPISLDGTSVYINGVNAPLFFVSPGQINFEVPVSTLSGPGAIVIVAKDGTVSQGQILIGDISPGIFTRLANGQGAPSAVASNDNGVTFTIVMSNADGTPVEISAGNIAVLFGTGLRFKTGDVTATAGGVTGSPSFVGAQGGLVGLDQINFTIPQSLAGKGEMDLVLSLDGKQTNPVRIKVK; this comes from the coding sequence ATGAGAAAAAGCGGTTTTATCGCATCCCTGGCAGCGTTCGCGTTGCTAATGCTGGCTTCGGCCTTTACCCCAGTGCAAGCTGAAGTCCTGATGGCCAATGTGCTGGGAACGCCACTCGCCGAAACACCACCGATTACCACTTTGAACGCTTCAGGCGGCTTCAACATCACCATCAACGTCACCCGCGATGCCGCCGGCAACATCACCGCCGGCACGATCACTTTCATCGCCCAGGTGCAGTTCCCCGGCAGCGTCAGCTTCAACGGCTTCCACATTCACGAAGGCGCGGCGGGCATCGCCGGCCCGGTGCGCTTCAACACCGGTTTGAGCGGCACCAATACCCGAGATTTTGCCAGCGGCGCAGGTCTGATCTTGCCCGACCCCGTCGTCGTGACCGATCTGGCGGCGTTGGCGCGGCTGCTCGCCAATCCAGCGGGCTTTTACGTCAACCTGCACTCGTCGGTGAATCCGGGCGGCGCGATTCGCGGCCAATTCACCACGTTGACCGAATCGCTCAGCAACACGGTCGCGATGACTGGGGCGCAAGAAGTTCCGCCCATCACCAACGCAGAAGCCAACGCCACTGGCACGGGCACGCTCACCTTCAACCCGACGCGTAACGCGCTGGGTGTGATCAATGGCGGCAACGTGACTTTCACAGTGGATTACAACTTCCCCGGCGCAACCACTTTCACCGGACTACACATTCACGAAGGCCCGGCGGGCGCGGCGGCTGGCGTCGTAATCAATACCGGTCTCAACGGCGCCGCCAGTGCGCTCGTTTCCCCCACGGGCAAAGGTTTGGTGAGCATCACGGTGCCCATCACCACCGCCGCGCAGATCGGCGCCTTGACCCGCTTGATCGCAAACCCGACAGGCTTTTACGTCAATATACACACCACCCTTAACGGTGGCGGCGCGGTTCGTGGACAATTGACCAGCCTGAGCCGTCCGCCCGTCATCGCGCAAGTCAGCAAATATGTGCTGCCCACCGGCAATGCAAACGCCACTTTCGCGATGACTGTAACGGGGCTGGACTTGCTGAACCTGCTCGCCAGCACCGTCCAGATCAATGGTCAGACGGCCACGGCGGTGCCCGACGTGAATACCGGCCTGATCACCGTGACCGTGCCCGCCGCGTCGCTCGCCAACGCCGGTGTGTTGAACGTGCAGGTCAAAGCCCCCAACGGCACACTCTCGCTGCCGCTGAACATTCCGGTCGTCCCGGCGGCTTCGCTCAACAGCCAGGCGGTGGCCGTGGTGGATTCCGCCAGCTTCCGCGCCGGCGCAGCGTCTGAAAGCATCGCCTCGGCGTTCGGCACCAAACTGGCGTCTACGTTTGCCACCGGGACTGGCGCGGTCTTGCCGATTTCACTGGATGGCACGAGCGTTTACATCAACGGCGTCAATGCCCCGCTCTTCTTCGTCTCGCCGGGCCAGATCAACTTCGAGGTGCCGGTCAGCACCTTGAGCGGCCCCGGCGCCATCGTCATCGTCGCCAAAGACGGCACGGTGTCACAGGGGCAAATTCTCATCGGCGATATTTCGCCCGGCATCTTCACACGTCTGGCGAATGGGCAGGGCGCGCCGTCGGCAGTCGCGTCGAATGACAACGGCGTGACCTTCACCATCGTCATGAGCAATGCCGACGGCACGCCGGTCGAAATCTCCGCCGGCAACATCGCGGTGCTCTTCGGCACCGGTCTGCGCTTCAAAACTGGCGACGTGACCGCGACCGCAGGCGGCGTGACCGGCTCACCTTCCTTCGTCGGTGCGCAAGGCGGCCTCGTAGGTTTGGATCAGATCAACTTCACCATCCCGCAATCCCTGGCGGGCAAAGGTGAAATGGATTTGGTGCTTTCCCTTGACGGGAAACAAACCAATCCCGTGCGGATCAAGGTGAAATAA
- a CDS encoding sodium:solute symporter family protein encodes MALATVLCMYAAFLGIGILAARKAKDGTSTDLLIAGRAMPLWLAVLTMTATWVDGGYLLGTVEGTYKASLTSGAQGGLCFGLSLILGGLFFARRMRALEFTTLIDPFEARFGKAWAAVLFVPALLGEVFWSAELLVAIGSTFGVTLGMKLTTAILLSALIVTVYTMLGGMWSVAYTDAFQLGLVALGLLAALPLVFYAVGGFSHAWTGYVAARPEGAALLPPLHSSAVWSAPAIINWWDVSVMLTLGGIPWNCYFQRVLSCQSPARAQQHSLLAGLLTIALTVPPLLFGIAAFSYRWPAELLARLQAQPADALPLLFQYVTPPLIGVLGLGAIIGAVTSSFSASILSAASMFAWNCCHRLLRPDLNARQMTRLIRLVIVALGALAAVMALKVQSVQALWFFTSDLIFVLLFPQLVCALFDPQANRIGSITAFSLSLVLRLGGGEPLFGLPPFIPYPEIFAALLPGSVQSWYNDGALLFPYKTLAALVGLIALPLVSRLTQRWDQPQPLRNVAAEKA; translated from the coding sequence ATGGCTCTCGCAACCGTTCTCTGCATGTACGCCGCCTTCCTCGGCATCGGCATCTTGGCCGCGCGCAAGGCCAAAGACGGCACTTCGACCGATTTGCTGATTGCGGGCCGCGCCATGCCGCTGTGGCTGGCGGTGCTGACGATGACGGCGACCTGGGTGGATGGCGGATACCTGCTGGGCACGGTCGAAGGCACGTACAAAGCCAGTCTCACCTCCGGAGCGCAAGGCGGTCTCTGTTTCGGTCTCAGCCTGATTCTCGGCGGCCTGTTTTTCGCCCGGCGCATGCGCGCGTTGGAATTCACCACTCTGATTGATCCCTTTGAAGCCCGCTTCGGCAAAGCCTGGGCGGCGGTGCTCTTCGTGCCCGCGCTGCTGGGCGAAGTGTTTTGGAGCGCCGAACTGCTGGTCGCCATCGGCTCGACCTTCGGCGTGACGCTGGGGATGAAGCTGACCACGGCGATTCTCTTGTCGGCGCTCATCGTGACGGTCTACACCATGCTCGGCGGCATGTGGTCGGTGGCGTATACCGACGCCTTTCAACTCGGCCTGGTCGCGTTGGGATTGCTGGCCGCGCTGCCGCTGGTGTTTTATGCCGTGGGTGGATTCAGCCACGCCTGGACGGGTTACGTGGCGGCACGACCGGAAGGCGCTGCCTTGCTGCCACCGCTTCACTCAAGCGCCGTGTGGAGCGCGCCCGCCATCATCAATTGGTGGGATGTGAGCGTGATGCTGACGCTGGGCGGCATTCCGTGGAATTGCTATTTCCAGCGCGTGCTTTCGTGTCAAAGCCCGGCGCGCGCGCAACAACATTCGCTGCTGGCCGGGTTACTGACCATCGCCCTGACCGTACCGCCACTACTCTTTGGCATCGCGGCGTTTAGTTACCGCTGGCCGGCGGAATTGCTGGCACGCTTGCAGGCGCAACCCGCCGATGCACTGCCGCTGTTGTTTCAATACGTGACGCCGCCCCTGATCGGCGTGCTGGGCCTGGGTGCGATCATCGGCGCGGTGACTTCGAGTTTCAGCGCATCCATCTTGTCGGCGGCTTCGATGTTCGCCTGGAATTGCTGCCACCGGCTGTTGCGGCCCGATCTGAACGCACGACAGATGACGCGGCTGATTCGCCTGGTCATCGTCGCGCTTGGGGCGCTCGCGGCGGTCATGGCGTTGAAGGTGCAAAGCGTGCAGGCGCTCTGGTTTTTCACCAGCGATTTGATTTTCGTACTGCTTTTCCCGCAACTGGTCTGTGCGTTGTTCGATCCGCAAGCCAATCGGATTGGCTCGATCACCGCCTTCAGCCTCTCGCTGGTGTTGCGGCTGGGCGGCGGCGAACCACTGTTCGGCCTGCCACCTTTCATTCCTTACCCTGAAATTTTTGCGGCCCTACTCCCGGGTTCAGTGCAAAGCTGGTATAACGACGGCGCGCTACTCTTCCCATACAAAACGCTGGCGGCGCTGGTCGGATTGATCGCGCTGCCCCTGGTTTCGCGCCTGACCCAGCGTTGGGATCAGCCGCAACCGTTGCGCAATGTGGCCGCTGAAAAAGCCTGA
- a CDS encoding CDP-alcohol phosphatidyltransferase family protein, whose product MFKKLLAWSAHLYTALGLVCAAGIALTIIRGGDEAFRLAFLLMIIATVIDTTDGWYARRVRVKEVLPGFDGRRLDDLIDFQTYTCLPLLLIWRAQLLPATQQWWLLLPLLASAYGFCQVAAKTADNYFLGFPSYWNIVALYLYLLRLPSAWALALIVVLALLTFVPSRYLYTTRGGRFGLLTNLFGSAWAIALLVLLWQWHAAPRSLLLGSLSFPVYYLGLSWWISIQYWYRWRAARAVQQAASLL is encoded by the coding sequence ATGTTCAAAAAGCTACTCGCCTGGTCTGCACATCTTTACACCGCGCTCGGCTTGGTTTGCGCGGCGGGCATCGCGCTGACAATCATTCGCGGCGGCGACGAAGCCTTCCGGCTGGCCTTTCTCTTGATGATCATTGCCACGGTGATTGACACGACCGACGGCTGGTACGCCCGCCGCGTGCGCGTCAAAGAAGTACTGCCCGGCTTTGATGGACGGCGGCTAGATGATCTGATTGATTTCCAAACCTACACCTGTTTGCCGTTGTTGCTGATCTGGCGCGCGCAGTTGTTGCCCGCCACACAACAGTGGTGGCTGTTGCTGCCGTTGCTGGCGAGCGCCTACGGCTTTTGCCAGGTCGCCGCCAAGACGGCTGACAATTACTTTCTCGGCTTCCCGTCGTATTGGAACATCGTCGCGTTGTATTTGTATTTGCTGCGGCTGCCGAGTGCATGGGCGCTGGCGTTGATCGTCGTGTTGGCGCTGCTGACCTTCGTGCCCTCGCGGTATTTGTACACGACGCGCGGCGGGCGTTTCGGCCTGCTGACCAATCTGTTCGGCAGCGCCTGGGCCATCGCGTTGCTGGTGCTGTTGTGGCAATGGCACGCTGCTCCACGCAGCCTCTTGCTGGGTTCGCTGAGTTTCCCAGTGTATTACCTGGGCCTGTCGTGGTGGATTTCAATTCAATACTGGTATCGCTGGCGGGCCGCCCGCGCTGTACAGCAGGCTGCCAGCCTGCTGTAA
- the purE gene encoding 5-(carboxyamino)imidazole ribonucleotide mutase: MTEQSQPLVAIIMGSKSDWETMRHAAEMLTQFAVPHECRIVSAHRTPNLLVEFAASAEARGLEVIIAGAGGAAHLPGMTAAHTVLPVLGVPVESHALKGMDSLLSIVQMPGGIPVGTLAIGKAGATNAALLAVAILANARPELRAKLKQFREDQTARVLNDSLP; encoded by the coding sequence ATGACCGAACAATCGCAACCACTCGTCGCCATCATCATGGGCAGCAAATCCGATTGGGAGACTATGCGCCACGCCGCCGAAATGCTGACGCAATTCGCCGTGCCGCACGAATGCCGCATCGTCTCGGCGCATCGCACGCCCAACCTGCTAGTCGAATTCGCCGCCAGTGCCGAAGCGCGCGGCCTCGAAGTCATCATCGCCGGAGCCGGTGGCGCGGCGCATCTGCCGGGCATGACGGCGGCGCACACGGTCTTGCCGGTGCTGGGCGTGCCGGTCGAAAGTCACGCGCTCAAAGGCATGGATTCGCTGCTTTCGATTGTGCAGATGCCCGGCGGGATTCCCGTGGGCACGCTGGCGATTGGCAAGGCTGGCGCGACCAATGCGGCGCTGCTGGCGGTGGCGATCCTGGCAAATGCGCGGCCTGAGTTGCGTGCGAAGTTGAAACAATTTCGGGAAGATCAAACGGCGCGGGTGTTGAATGACAGTTTGCCGTGA
- a CDS encoding GntR family transcriptional regulator — protein MEDRFNLIFDLRPNDPLPLYAQLERAIRHAIATEKLRVGDQLPTVRQLAVELRINANTVAKVYTELERAGLLETRRGVGTFVRAREAALMLFTKRRDRERELRALADRFVAEAAVLGFSLDDMLEYLSSQRTKGE, from the coding sequence ATGGAAGACCGGTTCAATCTCATTTTCGATTTGCGGCCCAACGATCCGCTGCCGCTGTATGCGCAGTTGGAGCGGGCGATTCGACACGCCATCGCCACCGAAAAGTTGCGCGTGGGCGACCAGTTGCCGACCGTCCGGCAACTGGCAGTCGAGTTGCGCATCAACGCCAACACGGTCGCCAAGGTTTACACCGAGTTGGAGCGCGCCGGGTTGCTGGAAACGCGGCGCGGGGTCGGGACATTTGTCAGAGCACGCGAGGCGGCTTTGATGCTCTTCACCAAACGACGCGACCGTGAGCGGGAACTGCGCGCGCTCGCGGATCGCTTTGTGGCCGAGGCTGCGGTACTCGGCTTTTCACTCGACGACATGCTTGAATACCTGTCGAGTCAGCGCACCAAAGGAGAATAA
- a CDS encoding slipin family protein, giving the protein MNVVSVLLLLAPLLLGAGVSALLLNPIGLILGALVGVLAMQAPKIANQWERAVVLRLGRYQGLKGPGLFWIMPLIDKIPTWVDQRIITTNFAAEQTLTSDTVPVNVDAVLFWMVYDPEKAALEVQDYAQAVSWASQTALRDIIGRTALTELLRGRERIEDELQRLIDERTNPWGVTVQSVEMRDIVIPDALQDAMSREAQASREKQARIILAEAEVEIANKFMEAAKSYHNNPTALHLRAMNMLYEGLKEKGAMMIVPSTAVESMGMGGFIGGAALRQQELAQGQGERSRLQPVE; this is encoded by the coding sequence ATGAACGTCGTGTCGGTGCTGCTCTTGCTGGCGCCCCTGCTGCTCGGCGCGGGTGTGAGCGCGTTATTACTAAATCCAATCGGCCTGATACTGGGCGCGCTGGTGGGCGTGCTGGCGATGCAAGCGCCCAAGATCGCCAATCAATGGGAACGCGCGGTGGTTTTGCGCTTAGGCCGTTATCAGGGTTTGAAAGGGCCGGGCCTGTTCTGGATCATGCCGTTGATTGATAAGATTCCGACCTGGGTTGATCAACGCATCATCACTACCAATTTCGCCGCCGAACAGACGCTCACTTCCGACACCGTGCCGGTCAACGTGGATGCGGTGCTGTTCTGGATGGTGTACGACCCTGAAAAGGCCGCGCTGGAAGTGCAGGATTACGCGCAGGCCGTCAGTTGGGCTTCGCAGACGGCGTTGCGCGACATCATCGGGCGCACGGCGCTAACCGAGTTGCTGCGCGGGCGCGAACGCATCGAAGACGAATTGCAGCGGCTGATTGACGAACGCACCAACCCCTGGGGCGTCACGGTGCAATCGGTCGAGATGCGCGACATCGTGATCCCCGACGCATTGCAAGATGCGATGTCGCGCGAGGCGCAGGCTTCGCGCGAAAAACAAGCGCGCATCATTCTCGCCGAGGCCGAAGTCGAGATTGCCAACAAGTTCATGGAAGCGGCCAAGTCATATCACAACAACCCAACGGCGCTGCACCTGCGCGCGATGAATATGCTCTACGAGGGCTTGAAGGAGAAGGGCGCGATGATGATCGTGCCGAGCACGGCGGTCGAATCTATGGGCATGGGCGGGTTTATCGGCGGCGCGGCGCTGCGGCAGCAAGAGCTGGCGCAAGGCCAGGGCGAGCGCTCCCGCCTGCAACCGGTCGAGTAA
- a CDS encoding HXXEE domain-containing protein: MPKQATFLGNWVWLFPLTYLVHIAEEYAGGFYHWMARVVGAELSAQTFLSLNAIFWVVMTAAVTIAVWTQAADWLMVALGAVVLINGSAHTIGSLITRSYSPGLLSGLCLWAPLGVWTLRRAWRSLPRGQFSAGVLAGIALHGLVFLLALKATKS; the protein is encoded by the coding sequence ATGCCAAAACAAGCTACCTTTTTGGGGAATTGGGTCTGGCTATTTCCCCTCACCTACCTTGTTCATATCGCCGAAGAATATGCCGGCGGCTTTTATCATTGGATGGCGCGTGTTGTCGGCGCGGAATTGAGCGCCCAAACCTTTCTGAGTTTGAATGCAATCTTTTGGGTGGTGATGACGGCGGCGGTCACCATTGCGGTCTGGACGCAGGCTGCTGACTGGTTGATGGTCGCGTTGGGCGCGGTCGTGTTGATCAACGGCTCAGCGCACACCATTGGCAGCCTCATCACGCGATCCTATTCACCGGGCCTGCTTTCCGGGCTGTGTTTGTGGGCGCCGCTCGGTGTCTGGACGTTGCGGCGTGCGTGGCGCAGTCTGCCGCGCGGCCAGTTTTCTGCTGGCGTGTTGGCCGGAATCGCTTTGCACGGCCTGGTGTTTCTGCTCGCGCTCAAGGCAACCAAGTCATGA
- a CDS encoding isoprenylcysteine carboxylmethyltransferase family protein, with protein MTFFKTFLFTLLVPCTVTIWIPARLLAAEQLRSGGQFGVLRAGGLLLMCLGAAIYLQCAWDFTFTGKGTPAPIDPPKELVARGLYRYTRNPMYVGVLSVLLGEAWWWAAKELLAYAALVALLFYCFVILYEEPVLRRQFGAAYEKYCQTVPRWLGRRRV; from the coding sequence ATGACGTTCTTCAAGACATTCCTGTTTACGCTGCTGGTGCCGTGCACGGTGACAATCTGGATTCCCGCGCGGTTGCTCGCGGCGGAACAGCTTCGGTCAGGCGGCCAGTTTGGCGTGCTCCGCGCCGGCGGCTTGTTGCTGATGTGTCTGGGCGCTGCCATTTATTTGCAATGCGCCTGGGACTTCACCTTCACGGGCAAAGGGACGCCCGCGCCCATTGACCCGCCCAAAGAATTGGTGGCGCGCGGGCTGTACCGTTACACGCGCAATCCAATGTATGTCGGGGTGCTCAGCGTGTTGCTGGGGGAAGCGTGGTGGTGGGCGGCCAAGGAATTACTGGCCTATGCGGCGCTGGTCGCCTTGCTGTTCTACTGTTTCGTCATCCTGTATGAGGAGCCGGTTTTGCGGCGACAGTTTGGCGCGGCCTACGAAAAGTATTGTCAAACCGTGCCGCGCTGGCTGGGGCGGCGCAGGGTATGA
- the ptsP gene encoding phosphoenolpyruvate--protein phosphotransferase yields the protein MKTIHRKFREERLEGIGVCQGVAIGRAFLVDDPRGRIVRAVLPSEELDAEVGRFRHALQQAQTQVREAKERLQAALGEEHSFIFDAHLVMLEDEHLAQQIENFIREHHANAEWAVRDVTNHLIELYVQIADDYLRERSSDVADIAHRLIKILSGDKSHDLKLRTDNSIVIADDLLPSAAAELDTKRVLGFVTNSGGMASHTSIIARSLNIPSIVGLRDITQRARSGETLIVDGTTGTVILRPSPETLRFYSEQQELQKQQQLTYIEERELPAVTRDGQQIALRANLELLEEIEVFHRFNATGVGLYRSEFLYSNGLPSEDEQYEAYKLLAEMTGEYGANIRTFDLGGDKLQLEGFKPERNPALGLRSIRLSLAVQHVFRTQVRAILRAAQHGKLKILLPFVSNLDELRQAKQIIAEVERDLRHDSVKHIEDVEIGVMIELPAAVIMAEPLAREADFFSLGTNDLTQSLLAVDRGNENVSALFDSLHPAVLRALQYVAEAAHKLQIPVNVCGEMASNPAQCIVLLGLGFTDLSMTPAAIPAIRRLVRSLHLSKAQEIALHAVKLTTPAEVNRYVQAQITALDAHFLTLTAHAY from the coding sequence ATGAAAACCATTCATCGCAAATTCCGCGAAGAGCGGTTGGAAGGCATCGGCGTTTGTCAGGGCGTGGCGATTGGCCGGGCCTTTCTGGTGGACGATCCGCGCGGGCGCATCGTGCGAGCGGTTTTGCCAAGTGAAGAACTGGACGCCGAAGTTGGCCGCTTTCGCCATGCCTTGCAACAAGCTCAAACACAGGTGCGCGAGGCCAAAGAGCGCTTGCAAGCGGCGCTTGGCGAAGAGCATTCCTTCATCTTCGACGCGCACCTGGTGATGCTGGAAGACGAGCATCTGGCGCAACAGATCGAGAACTTCATTCGCGAACACCACGCCAACGCCGAATGGGCCGTGCGCGATGTGACCAATCATCTGATCGAACTGTACGTCCAAATTGCCGACGATTATTTGCGTGAACGCAGCAGCGATGTGGCCGATATTGCACACCGGCTGATCAAAATTCTGTCGGGCGACAAATCACACGACCTCAAATTGCGCACTGATAATTCCATCGTCATTGCCGATGATTTACTGCCCTCGGCGGCGGCGGAGCTCGACACCAAACGGGTGTTGGGTTTCGTGACCAACTCCGGCGGCATGGCGTCGCACACCTCGATCATTGCCCGCAGCTTGAACATCCCCTCTATCGTTGGTTTGCGCGACATCACGCAACGCGCGCGCTCCGGCGAAACCCTCATCGTGGATGGCACGACGGGTACGGTCATCCTGCGCCCTTCGCCGGAAACGTTGCGCTTTTACAGCGAACAGCAGGAGCTGCAAAAACAGCAGCAACTCACTTACATCGAAGAGCGCGAATTGCCCGCCGTCACACGCGATGGTCAACAGATCGCCTTGCGCGCCAATCTCGAATTGCTCGAAGAGATCGAAGTCTTTCATCGCTTCAACGCCACGGGTGTTGGGCTGTACCGCTCGGAGTTTTTGTACTCGAATGGCTTGCCTTCGGAAGACGAGCAGTACGAGGCCTATAAACTGCTGGCGGAAATGACCGGCGAGTATGGCGCGAACATTCGCACCTTTGATTTGGGCGGTGATAAATTGCAATTGGAAGGCTTCAAACCCGAACGCAACCCGGCGCTGGGGCTGCGTTCAATCCGGTTGTCGCTGGCGGTCCAACATGTTTTCCGCACCCAGGTGCGCGCCATTTTGCGCGCCGCCCAGCACGGCAAACTCAAAATCCTGCTGCCCTTCGTTTCAAACCTCGACGAATTGCGCCAGGCCAAACAGATTATCGCCGAAGTCGAACGCGACCTGCGCCACGACAGCGTCAAACATATCGAAGACGTAGAAATCGGCGTGATGATCGAATTGCCTGCCGCCGTCATCATGGCCGAACCGCTGGCGCGCGAAGCCGATTTTTTCAGCCTCGGCACCAACGATCTGACCCAGAGTTTATTGGCGGTGGATCGTGGCAACGAGAACGTCAGCGCCTTGTTTGATTCGCTGCATCCGGCTGTTTTACGCGCGCTGCAATATGTCGCCGAGGCCGCGCACAAGCTGCAAATCCCGGTCAATGTCTGTGGTGAAATGGCCTCGAACCCGGCGCAATGCATTGTGCTCCTGGGTTTGGGTTTCACCGATTTGAGCATGACACCGGCAGCCATTCCGGCCATCCGTCGCCTCGTTCGCTCGTTGCATCTCAGCAAAGCGCAGGAAATTGCGCTGCACGCGGTCAAACTGACGACGCCCGCCGAGGTCAATCGCTACGTGCAGGCGCAAATCACCGCGTTGGATGCGCATTTTCTGACGCTGACCGCGCACGCTTATTGA
- a CDS encoding HPr family phosphocarrier protein, producing MQQRTITITNRLGLHARAAAKLVRVAAGFRSHAVLARTDARHQTADAKSIFNVLLLAAAQGTELEVVTEGEDEAAALEALCALIAGKFGEE from the coding sequence ATGCAACAGCGCACTATTACCATTACGAACCGGTTGGGGCTGCATGCGCGAGCGGCGGCCAAGCTTGTGCGCGTGGCTGCTGGGTTTCGCAGCCACGCCGTTCTGGCGCGCACGGATGCGCGGCATCAGACGGCAGATGCCAAAAGTATCTTCAATGTCCTGTTGCTGGCGGCAGCTCAGGGCACCGAATTGGAAGTTGTGACTGAGGGTGAAGATGAAGCGGCGGCGCTCGAAGCCTTGTGCGCTTTGATCGCGGGCAAGTTTGGCGAAGAGTGA
- the rapZ gene encoding RNase adapter RapZ, which produces MTPQLIIITGLSGSGMSSAMNVFEDLGYFCVDNLPVELIPSFVNLFKHKESNITRAALGVNIREGRFLDSFPQVYSQLHGRNDLELTVVFLEASDAALQRRYSETRRPHPLGEGRVLEAIQEEREKLAPIRGLADVVVDTSDHNVHSLRAFLKKRFTPENTEAEMELNVLSFGYKYGVPLDADLLFDVRFLPNPYFVPELRELTGNDQPVIEYLQNTEDARETINRFSGLLDYLMPLYKREGKSYVTIGVGCTGGKHRSVAVANALGQHLNQTGYHARVMHRDVKK; this is translated from the coding sequence ATGACGCCACAACTCATCATCATCACCGGCTTGAGCGGCTCTGGCATGTCGTCAGCGATGAATGTCTTTGAAGACCTGGGCTACTTTTGCGTAGACAATCTGCCAGTTGAGTTGATTCCCAGTTTCGTCAATTTGTTCAAACACAAAGAATCGAACATTACGCGGGCGGCGCTTGGCGTGAATATCCGCGAGGGCCGCTTTCTGGATAGCTTTCCGCAAGTCTATTCGCAACTGCATGGGCGCAATGATCTGGAATTGACCGTGGTTTTTCTGGAAGCCAGCGATGCCGCTCTGCAACGCCGCTACAGCGAAACGCGCCGTCCGCATCCCTTGGGCGAAGGCCGCGTACTCGAAGCGATTCAGGAAGAGCGCGAAAAGCTGGCCCCGATTCGCGGTTTGGCCGATGTCGTGGTGGATACCTCCGATCACAATGTTCATTCCTTGCGGGCGTTTTTGAAGAAACGCTTTACCCCTGAGAACACCGAAGCCGAGATGGAGTTGAACGTCTTGAGCTTTGGCTACAAGTATGGCGTGCCGCTCGATGCGGACTTGTTGTTTGACGTGCGCTTTTTGCCGAATCCGTACTTCGTGCCTGAATTGCGCGAACTGACGGGCAACGATCAACCGGTCATCGAATACCTGCAAAATACCGAAGACGCCCGCGAGACGATCAACCGGTTTAGCGGGCTGCTTGATTACCTGATGCCGCTCTATAAACGCGAAGGCAAAAGTTACGTCACCATCGGCGTCGGCTGCACGGGTGGCAAACACCGCTCCGTCGCGGTTGCCAATGCGTTAGGGCAACATTTGAATCAAACCGGCTATCACGCGCGTGTGATGCACCGGGACGTGAAGAAATGA
- the raiA gene encoding ribosome-associated translation inhibitor RaiA yields the protein MKIEYTGRNFNVSPAIKKHINEHFKKVEEFLNGTDKAHIILSVEKHHRHVAEIVVNWHHHALTATADSADMYLSSTQAIDKLRRQIIKLKGKIVDRKHHAPSVKAVAPSPVPSATLERAAPRVIRSRRYAVKPMTPEEAVIQVADSPDQFIVFRDAETERIGVLYKRKDGNYGLIEP from the coding sequence ATGAAAATCGAATACACCGGACGTAATTTCAATGTCTCGCCAGCCATCAAAAAACACATCAACGAACACTTCAAAAAAGTCGAAGAATTCCTGAACGGCACTGATAAAGCCCATATCATTCTGAGCGTGGAAAAGCATCATCGCCACGTCGCGGAAATCGTTGTTAACTGGCATCATCACGCGCTAACAGCGACGGCCGATTCGGCGGACATGTATTTGTCGAGCACGCAAGCCATTGATAAATTGCGCCGCCAAATCATCAAGCTCAAAGGCAAGATCGTTGACCGCAAACATCATGCGCCTTCGGTCAAAGCCGTGGCTCCCAGCCCGGTGCCGTCCGCAACTCTGGAACGCGCCGCGCCGCGCGTGATCCGTTCGCGGCGATACGCCGTTAAACCGATGACGCCCGAAGAGGCGGTCATTCAAGTGGCTGACAGCCCCGATCAATTCATCGTCTTCCGGGATGCCGAGACCGAGCGTATCGGCGTCCTGTACAAACGCAAGGATGGCAATTACGGCTTGATCGAACCCTGA